A single region of the Changchengzhania lutea genome encodes:
- a CDS encoding choice-of-anchor B family protein, whose protein sequence is MSLKSKYINTFKIVIVCLVLTVCQSCENEPVEITPITDSDGDGIEEGVDNCPFTANPNQEDEDNDGIGNVCDDDFGGDPVPLALCENGFADIYPCKDYDLMARIPINVLASTFTDNLTAPEGSDIWGWTDASTGNEYAIVGTTNSTAFVDVTNPSNPVFLGRVNTETTDSFWRDVKVYNNFAFIVADGVNDHGMQVFDLTRLRNVTNPPQTFTADQVFKDVGSCHNIVINESEAIAYLVGCNTFGGGPNFIDISNPANPTTLGGFASNGYSHDAQVVTYNGPDTEHTGKQIYIGSNGSTRVTNKVVILDVTDKSNPSFIAEVTYPNSQYAHQGWFTEDQRHFILGDELDEIRLGGLTKTLVFDFTDLDNPVLSSTYFGPTAAIDHNGYVKGNKYYLANYRAGMRVLDITNIAAATDAMTEVAFFDTYPSSDSAAFNGAWSVYPYFPSGNIIISDIESGLFIVRPSDL, encoded by the coding sequence ATGTCCTTAAAAAGTAAATACATCAATACTTTTAAAATTGTTATTGTTTGTCTTGTCTTAACTGTATGTCAATCTTGTGAGAACGAACCTGTCGAAATAACCCCCATAACAGACTCGGATGGTGATGGTATTGAGGAGGGTGTTGACAATTGCCCATTCACAGCAAACCCTAATCAAGAAGATGAAGACAACGATGGTATTGGAAATGTATGTGATGATGATTTTGGTGGCGATCCTGTCCCTTTAGCGCTCTGCGAAAACGGTTTTGCCGATATCTACCCATGTAAAGACTACGATTTAATGGCACGTATACCAATTAACGTTCTTGCGTCCACATTTACAGACAATTTAACAGCCCCAGAAGGGAGCGATATTTGGGGATGGACAGACGCCTCTACAGGAAATGAATATGCCATTGTAGGAACCACAAATAGCACAGCGTTTGTTGATGTTACAAACCCTTCTAATCCTGTGTTCTTAGGAAGAGTTAATACGGAAACCACAGATAGCTTTTGGCGCGATGTCAAGGTGTACAATAATTTTGCCTTTATTGTTGCTGATGGCGTAAATGACCACGGGATGCAAGTTTTCGATTTAACCCGTTTACGTAATGTTACTAATCCACCGCAAACCTTTACAGCAGACCAAGTTTTTAAAGATGTTGGCAGCTGTCATAACATTGTGATTAATGAAAGTGAAGCAATCGCCTATTTAGTGGGCTGTAACACCTTTGGTGGTGGCCCAAACTTTATTGATATCTCAAATCCAGCAAACCCGACAACCCTTGGTGGATTTGCATCTAATGGCTATTCGCACGATGCACAAGTTGTGACCTATAACGGCCCAGATACAGAACATACTGGAAAACAGATTTATATTGGGAGCAATGGTAGTACTCGAGTAACCAATAAAGTGGTCATATTAGATGTGACGGACAAAAGCAACCCATCGTTTATTGCTGAAGTGACATACCCTAATTCGCAATATGCACATCAAGGCTGGTTTACCGAAGATCAACGCCATTTTATTTTAGGAGATGAATTGGATGAGATTAGACTTGGAGGTTTAACAAAAACATTGGTTTTTGATTTTACTGACTTAGATAACCCCGTATTATCTTCAACTTATTTTGGCCCAACAGCAGCAATAGACCATAATGGATATGTAAAAGGAAACAAGTATTACTTAGCCAATTACAGAGCAGGAATGCGCGTTTTAGATATTACGAACATCGCTGCAGCTACTGATGCTATGACCGAAGTTGCATTTTTTGACACATACCCTTCAAGTGATAGTGCTGCTTTTAATGGAGCATGGAGTGTTTATCCGTATTTCCCAAGTGGAAATATCATCATCAGTGATATTGAAAGTGGTTTGTTCATTGTTAGACCTAGTGATTTATAA
- a CDS encoding four helix bundle protein: MAKFNSFEEIISWQKSRELNKAIYHITNNNTSFSKDFGLRDQNKKVKHINFF; encoded by the coding sequence ATGGCAAAGTTTAACTCTTTTGAAGAAATTATTTCATGGCAAAAATCAAGAGAATTAAATAAAGCTATTTATCACATAACAAACAATAATACTTCTTTCTCCAAAGATTTTGGATTAAGAGATCAAAATAAGAAGGTCAAGCATATCAATTTCTTCTAA
- the brnQ gene encoding branched-chain amino acid transport system II carrier protein, which translates to MNKTKETFVFGFALFAGFFGAGNLILPPLLGFNSGADWWLVALGFIISATIIPMLALLAHANVQGTMYDFGKKVSPVFSLFFCFCIFLIVIALPAPRTAAVTHEMAIAPFFGTSSLLTSIVFFVLAFFFVINRNNVLNILGKYLTPIIVVILLIIIAIGIAFPAVEMHASTFELPVVSGLLEGYQTYDAIAGLLMGGVVLVSINNSKKTMSFKEKKVMIFKSGLIAMTGLFIIYAGLIAVGALHNSEFNEGISRADLLSGLASKTLGSTGSVFLSILVSLACFTTAVAIIVSVADFFKAYFKQYEKAYLVTAIICCMVGIGVGQMDVKYIIDIALPALMFIYPICIVLIVLNVIPEKWASSFVFRAVVLVAFIFSIPDFLGFLISAKELAGINKFIPLAKENLGWVLPAICTFVLVNLYESMIRKRTTQL; encoded by the coding sequence ATGAATAAAACTAAGGAAACCTTTGTATTTGGGTTTGCGTTGTTTGCTGGCTTCTTTGGGGCAGGTAATTTAATTTTACCACCGTTACTAGGTTTTAATTCTGGGGCAGATTGGTGGTTGGTCGCCCTTGGTTTTATTATTTCAGCAACCATCATTCCAATGCTTGCTCTGTTGGCACATGCAAATGTGCAAGGTACCATGTACGATTTTGGTAAAAAAGTTTCCCCTGTTTTTAGCCTATTTTTTTGTTTTTGCATTTTTCTAATTGTCATTGCATTGCCCGCACCTAGAACGGCAGCTGTTACACATGAAATGGCTATTGCCCCTTTTTTTGGTACAAGTTCGCTACTTACAAGTATTGTATTTTTCGTCCTAGCTTTTTTCTTTGTAATAAATAGAAATAATGTATTGAATATATTAGGGAAGTATCTAACGCCTATAATTGTTGTTATATTATTAATTATCATCGCTATAGGTATTGCGTTTCCTGCCGTAGAAATGCATGCATCTACTTTTGAATTACCTGTAGTTAGTGGCTTATTAGAAGGTTATCAAACTTATGATGCTATTGCAGGATTGCTAATGGGAGGTGTGGTGCTAGTCTCTATTAACAACTCAAAAAAGACGATGTCTTTCAAGGAAAAAAAAGTGATGATTTTTAAATCTGGTTTGATCGCTATGACTGGTCTATTCATAATTTATGCTGGATTGATTGCTGTTGGTGCTCTACATAATTCTGAATTTAACGAGGGGATTTCAAGAGCAGATTTACTTTCTGGACTAGCATCTAAAACTTTAGGGAGTACCGGTTCGGTCTTTCTGAGTATATTGGTAAGTTTGGCGTGTTTTACTACTGCAGTTGCTATTATTGTAAGTGTGGCAGATTTTTTTAAAGCTTACTTTAAGCAATATGAAAAAGCCTATTTAGTTACGGCAATTATTTGTTGTATGGTCGGCATTGGTGTTGGACAAATGGATGTGAAGTATATTATTGATATAGCGCTTCCAGCATTGATGTTTATTTATCCCATATGTATTGTGCTGATAGTATTGAACGTGATACCTGAAAAGTGGGCTTCCAGCTTTGTATTTAGAGCAGTGGTTTTAGTCGCATTCATATTTAGTATTCCTGATTTTTTAGGGTTTTTAATTTCTGCGAAAGAATTGGCTGGGATCAATAAATTTATTCCTTTAGCTAAGGAGAATTTAGGGTGGGTATTACCTGCAATATGCACCTTTGTACTTGTAAATCTATATGAAAGCATGAT
- the thiL gene encoding thiamine-phosphate kinase — MIEDKNQQRTPLSDLGEFALIDHLTKHFEVTQKTTIKSIGDDAAVLDFKKNQVVISTDLLIENVHFDLSYMPLKHLGYKAIVVNLSDVYAMNAIATQVTVSIAVSNRFPLEALEDLYAGIETAAKVYDIDVVGGDTTSSTTGLLISVTAIGEVEPKDVVYRNGAKPNDLLVVTGDLGAAYMGLQVLEREKEVYKVNPNSQPDLESYTYIIERQLKPEARKDVVKLLSELKVKPSAMIDISDGLSSEIMHLCKQSKVGCDLYESKIPLDQEVISTCEEFNIDSTTVALNGGEDYELLFTISQEDYPNLKGNPNFTVIGYIKEASEGMHLVTRAETKIPIKAQGWKNFNG; from the coding sequence ATGATAGAAGATAAAAATCAGCAACGTACCCCATTGAGTGATTTAGGGGAGTTTGCACTCATTGACCATTTAACAAAGCATTTTGAGGTGACTCAGAAAACGACTATTAAGAGCATTGGCGATGATGCAGCCGTTTTGGATTTTAAAAAGAATCAAGTTGTTATTAGTACAGATTTACTTATTGAAAATGTACATTTTGATTTGAGCTATATGCCTTTGAAGCATCTGGGATATAAAGCCATCGTGGTAAACCTATCAGATGTATACGCGATGAATGCTATAGCTACTCAAGTGACAGTAAGTATAGCGGTGTCTAACCGGTTTCCTTTGGAAGCTTTGGAAGATTTATATGCGGGTATAGAGACTGCGGCAAAAGTTTATGATATAGATGTTGTTGGTGGCGACACGACATCGTCTACAACAGGACTTTTAATTTCTGTGACCGCAATTGGTGAAGTAGAGCCAAAAGATGTTGTTTATAGAAATGGCGCTAAACCTAATGATTTACTGGTGGTTACTGGAGATTTGGGAGCCGCTTATATGGGTCTTCAAGTGCTCGAACGTGAAAAGGAGGTGTATAAAGTCAATCCTAATAGTCAGCCAGATTTAGAATCATATACCTATATAATTGAGCGGCAACTAAAGCCCGAAGCACGGAAAGATGTTGTGAAATTACTTAGTGAGTTAAAGGTGAAGCCTTCTGCAATGATTGATATCAGCGATGGTTTGTCTTCAGAAATTATGCATTTGTGTAAGCAAAGTAAAGTGGGATGTGATTTGTACGAGAGTAAAATTCCTTTAGATCAAGAAGTGATTTCTACCTGTGAAGAATTTAATATAGATAGTACCACCGTGGCTTTAAATGGTGGAGAAGATTACGAATTGTTATTTACAATATCCCAAGAGGATTATCCAAACTTAAAAGGGAACCCTAATTTCACGGTTATTGGCTATATTAAAGAAGCGTCGGAAGGGATGCATTTAGTGACTAGAGCAGAAACTAAAATTCCTATTAAAGCGCAAGGTTGGAAAAACTTTAATGGCTAA
- a CDS encoding HesB/IscA family protein, which translates to MIKVSETAKKKVIELMQDEGYNATTDFVRVGVKSGGCSGLSYDLKFDNENKDGDKVFVDNDVKIIVDKKSFLYLIGTTLEYSGGLNGTGFVFNNPNANRTCGCGESFSL; encoded by the coding sequence ATGATTAAAGTTTCTGAAACAGCTAAGAAAAAAGTTATCGAGCTTATGCAAGATGAAGGCTACAATGCAACTACCGATTTTGTACGCGTTGGTGTAAAAAGTGGTGGTTGTTCTGGACTTTCTTATGATTTAAAATTCGATAACGAGAATAAAGATGGCGACAAGGTTTTTGTAGATAATGACGTTAAAATTATTGTTGACAAAAAAAGCTTTTTGTACCTAATTGGCACAACCTTAGAGTATTCTGGAGGATTAAACGGAACTGGGTTTGTGTTTAATAATCCAAATGCTAACCGAACTTGTGGTTGTGGTGAAAGCTTTTCTTTATAG
- a CDS encoding MbnP family protein, translated as MKNILIFLSLVFLTACAEDNDDTNLGYNVTFSFSHTWDGEPVSDATFNTIQYTNANGEQMSIEKLRYLISNITFQKPNGDELILDGYHLVDVTSGENLVITPSATITSGTYSNVSFTFGFNNEDNYGQTYSDLNSTSWNVPEMLGGGYHFMQLEGKFIDNTATATGYAYHAIRAVDNSVTPLKFQDTFFVVDLGKVTITNNATFNIEMNIAEWFKNPNTWDLNVLYNSLMPNYQAQVMMFENGQNTFSLKSVTP; from the coding sequence ATGAAGAATATATTAATTTTCTTGAGCTTGGTGTTTTTAACCGCTTGCGCAGAAGATAATGACGACACTAATTTAGGTTATAATGTGACATTTAGTTTCTCGCACACTTGGGATGGAGAACCTGTTTCTGATGCCACTTTTAACACCATTCAATATACTAATGCCAATGGTGAGCAAATGAGCATTGAAAAGCTTCGGTATTTAATCTCAAATATCACCTTTCAAAAACCAAATGGCGATGAATTAATCCTCGATGGTTATCATTTAGTGGATGTTACCAGTGGCGAAAACTTGGTGATTACACCATCAGCTACAATCACTTCAGGAACCTATAGTAACGTGTCGTTTACCTTTGGATTTAATAACGAGGATAATTATGGGCAAACCTATTCCGATTTAAATTCAACCTCTTGGAATGTTCCTGAGATGCTTGGTGGCGGATATCATTTTATGCAATTAGAAGGCAAATTTATTGATAATACAGCTACCGCAACTGGTTATGCATATCATGCCATTAGAGCGGTTGATAATAGTGTAACCCCGCTAAAATTTCAGGATACTTTTTTTGTAGTTGATTTAGGGAAAGTGACCATAACCAATAATGCAACATTTAATATTGAAATGAATATTGCCGAGTGGTTTAAAAACCCTAATACTTGGGATTTAAATGTATTATATAATTCGCTAATGCCTAACTATCAAGCCCAAGTTATGATGTTTGAAAATGGGCAAAATACTTTCAGTTTAAAATCTGTAACACCCTAA
- a CDS encoding four helix bundle protein gives MAEGFERETTKEFIRYLYIAKASAGECRSQLYLAFDLKYINNNDFNKLKLNVNDISKMLSGLIKYLNSTL, from the coding sequence ATTGCTGAAGGATTTGAAAGAGAGACCACAAAAGAGTTTATTCGTTATTTATATATTGCAAAAGCATCTGCTGGAGAATGTCGTTCTCAACTATATTTAGCATTTGATTTAAAATATATTAACAATAATGATTTTAATAAATTAAAGTTAAACGTAAATGACATTTCAAAAATGTTGAGTGGTTTAATAAAATATCTTAATTCCACTTTATAA
- a CDS encoding cytochrome-c peroxidase, whose translation MKKWIVYIGVLILFIFASCSNESTDQYIPTPSPLQIPPFFEENILNPVIPIDNPQTTEGIALGKKLFFDPILSGDNSQACADCHAPQNAFTDAERFSEGIDGVFGKRNSMPLFNLAWNYDEKFFWDGASFSLEHQAFVPVSDPIEMASLWTDVQTKLQDHSEYPTLFLQAFGVNKIDSTLITKAIAQFERTLISSNSKFDKYLLGEAILTQEELDGFNVFMDETKGDCFHCHGNENNPLWTDNSFHNNGLDATFSDLGLGKVTGDPADNGKFKSPSLRNLAFTAPYMHDGRFTTIDQVINHYSEGLKNSPTIDPLMKKVAQGGVQLSAKDKVDLKAFLLSLTDTEFTTNPDFLNL comes from the coding sequence TTGAAAAAATGGATCGTTTATATTGGTGTTTTAATTCTTTTCATTTTTGCCTCGTGCTCAAATGAATCGACAGATCAGTATATTCCAACACCAAGTCCGTTACAAATTCCACCTTTTTTTGAGGAAAATATATTAAACCCCGTCATTCCAATAGACAATCCACAAACCACCGAAGGTATTGCTCTAGGTAAAAAACTGTTTTTCGACCCTATTCTATCTGGCGACAATTCCCAAGCCTGTGCCGATTGCCATGCGCCCCAAAACGCCTTTACCGATGCCGAACGTTTTAGTGAGGGTATTGATGGTGTTTTTGGCAAACGCAACTCTATGCCGCTTTTTAATCTAGCTTGGAATTACGACGAAAAATTCTTTTGGGATGGTGCCTCATTTAGTTTAGAACATCAAGCGTTTGTCCCTGTTTCCGACCCGATTGAAATGGCGAGTCTCTGGACCGATGTTCAAACCAAACTTCAAGACCATTCCGAGTATCCAACACTGTTCCTGCAAGCATTTGGCGTAAACAAAATTGATTCTACATTAATAACAAAAGCCATTGCTCAATTTGAAAGAACCCTAATTTCATCCAATTCAAAATTTGACAAATATCTATTAGGGGAAGCTATATTAACGCAAGAAGAGCTCGATGGTTTTAACGTGTTTATGGACGAAACTAAAGGCGATTGTTTCCATTGTCATGGAAATGAAAACAACCCATTATGGACCGATAACAGTTTCCATAATAATGGATTGGACGCCACATTTTCAGATCTTGGATTAGGTAAAGTTACGGGCGATCCAGCCGATAATGGAAAATTCAAATCGCCGTCCTTACGAAATCTCGCGTTTACGGCACCCTATATGCACGATGGTAGATTTACCACAATAGATCAGGTTATTAATCATTATAGCGAAGGTCTTAAAAACTCACCTACGATTGATCCCTTGATGAAAAAAGTGGCACAAGGTGGCGTACAATTATCCGCAAAGGATAAAGTAGATCTTAAAGCGTTCTTATTATCACTTACCGATACAGAGTTTACAACCAATCCAGACTTTTTAAATCTATAA
- a CDS encoding alpha/beta fold hydrolase, producing MFLQHKGVHIFYTDTGEGQPLVLLHGFLENSSMWEAFIPEISKKNRVICIDLLGHGQTECLGYVHTMELMAEAVDAVLQHLQVYKPIMIGHSMGGYVALAFAERNPEALLKLCLMNSTAQEDSTERKENRERAINAVKQNHQLFINMAISNLFRPKNRIIFAEAIKAIKKEALRTPLQGIIAALEGMKIRKNREAIMKNGSFKTMMMISKKDPVLDYAIVMEEAKRNEAKVVEFSDGHMSYIENESLFFQSIMYFIE from the coding sequence ATGTTTCTACAACACAAAGGCGTTCATATTTTTTATACCGACACAGGAGAAGGACAACCTTTGGTATTGCTGCATGGATTTCTAGAAAACAGTAGCATGTGGGAGGCATTCATTCCAGAAATATCAAAAAAAAACAGAGTCATTTGTATTGATCTGTTGGGTCATGGGCAAACGGAATGTCTTGGCTACGTACATACTATGGAACTTATGGCTGAAGCTGTTGATGCTGTTTTACAACATTTGCAGGTATATAAACCCATCATGATTGGTCACTCTATGGGCGGCTATGTCGCTTTGGCTTTTGCGGAAAGGAATCCTGAAGCATTACTTAAATTATGTTTAATGAATTCCACGGCACAAGAAGATTCTACCGAAAGAAAGGAAAATAGGGAACGCGCCATAAATGCTGTAAAACAAAATCACCAATTATTCATAAATATGGCAATCAGCAATTTATTCCGTCCCAAAAACAGAATCATTTTTGCAGAAGCCATCAAAGCCATAAAAAAAGAAGCCTTAAGAACACCACTTCAAGGTATCATCGCTGCTCTTGAAGGCATGAAAATTAGAAAAAACCGAGAAGCTATAATGAAAAACGGATCGTTTAAAACGATGATGATGATAAGCAAAAAAGATCCTGTTTTAGACTATGCAATAGTAATGGAAGAAGCCAAAAGAAACGAGGCAAAAGTCGTTGAATTTTCCGATGGGCATATGAGTTATATTGAAAATGAAAGTTTATTCTTTCAATCAATAATGTATTTTATCGAATAA